The Rhopalosiphum maidis isolate BTI-1 chromosome 1, ASM367621v3, whole genome shotgun sequence genome has a segment encoding these proteins:
- the LOC113561261 gene encoding dnaJ homolog subfamily C member 17, which produces MDSDLKDLDLYGILEIQQSATEKEIKTAYRKKALQCHPDKNPDNPKAAQLFLQLSKILTILTDTAARLAYDKLINAKIAAKLREKEYDSKRKKLIDDLVKRENAALGKQKDTVERNFEKELERLRKESSSLLAKERARVNELLKQQESEKEKIGSFKLKVKWKENGVYNKDNLTSLFSKHGDVMTVVVLENKKCVALVEYKSKTSAINAKNLEVGYPNCPLIVSFLGDYGQENKKSSTHTSAQNPSNIFSAYQNQNVNHTENTSKTTSSAQAFLDYEAMILERFRQAGKPQQENSNSNKINTKEPKVL; this is translated from the exons ATGGATTCAGATTTAAAAGATTTAGATCTTTATGGAATACTTGAGATTCAACAGTCCGCTACTGAAAAAGAg ATTAAAACAGCATATCGGAAAAAAGCTCTACAATGCCATCCAGATAAAAATCCCGATAATCCTAAAGCAGCTCAATTGTTCTTGcagttatctaaaatattaactattcttACAGACACTGCAGCACGA TTAGCTtatgacaaattaataaatgctaAAATTGCTGCAAAATTGCGGGAAAAAGAATATGATTCAAAAAGAAAGAAACTTATAGATGATCTTGTTAAAAGAGAAAATGCAGCATTAGGAAAACAAAAAGATACAGTGGAACGTAACTTTGag aaagaaCTGGAGCGTTTAAGAAAAGAAAGTTCATCTCTACTTGCAAAAGAAAGAGCTCGAGTTAATGAGCTCCTTAAGCAACAAGAATCTGAAAAAGAAAAGATTGGTTCGTTCAAGCTAAAAGTAAAATGGAAGGAAAATGGAGTATATAACAAAGACAATTTAACATCATTGTTTTCTAAA caTGGCGATGTAATGACTGTTGTGGTTCTAGAAAACAAGAAATGTGTTGCTCTTGTTGAGTACAAATCTAAGACTTCTGct ATAAATGCCAAAAATTTGGAAGTTGGTTATCCAAATTGTCCCCTAATTGTGAGTTTTCTCGGAGATTATGGACAAGAGAATAAAAAGAGCTCTACTCATACTTCTGCTCAAAATCCTAGTAATATCTTTTCAgcttatcaaaatcaaaatgtcaATCATACTGAGAATACTTCAAAAACTACATCATCTGcacaa GCATTTTTGGATTATGAAGCAATGATACTTGAGAGATTTCGACAAGCTGGTAAACCTCAACAAGAAAATAGTAAttccaacaaaataaatacaaaagaaccaaaagtattataa
- the LOC113561262 gene encoding anaphase-promoting complex subunit 15, with amino-acid sequence MNPGIPIFPTMIPNIVNPLWFSVDEPKNEDTELIRIESIHQNWLLTLTNKINDKDFPVPIGKTATEVQDEEDEEDEEEEVNASDDSETHDEEDDDVEMDVTNTYDRDSPISVSTR; translated from the exons atgaATCCTGGTATCCCAATTTTTCCAACTATGATCCCAAATATCGTCAATCCGTTATGGTTTAGTGTTGATGAGCCTAAAAACGAAGATACAGAGCTTATACGAATAGAGAGTATCCACCAAAATTGG ttacttacattaacaaataaaatcaatgataaaGACTTTCCAGTACCAATTGGCAAAACGGCGACTGAA GTGCAAGATGAAGAGGATGAAGAGGATGAGGAGGAAGAAGTTAATGCTTCAGATGATAGTGAAACCCATGATGAGGAAGATGATGATGTTGAAATGGATGTTACCAATACATATGATCGAGATTCGCCCATTTCTGTTTCtactagataa
- the LOC113561359 gene encoding tRNA-dihydrouridine(20) synthase [NAD(P)+]-like isoform X2 has translation MLSKKTLQSVDYIDKSDATVVFRTCSREKPYVVLQIGTSDPERAAKAAQVVEQDVAGIDINMGCPKDFSLKGGMGAALLFNPNKACAILSAVVSAVKIPVTCKIRVLQNIDDTVALCKKLAATGIAAIGIHGRTIKERPMHPNRDHFIKTISEALNIPVIANGGSKEIKVFEDIIKFKNITGCSSVMIARTAEKNCSIFKRDGKLELCTVIRDYLRHAVDYDNVAPNTKYCIQNMLQNIQETEQGRHFLESTSLQQICDLWELGDYCRQKQKKMNYLRFEERDVACNDQKRIKPNSVDEEETKNDVNSLKCMYIRSLYPRPEDLPKTKLLNWAKLHNKPLPKYHTEQFEKLFKSTVTFDNQKYSSSFWEKNKRWAEQGSAIVCLHYLKVYDINYMKINGILG, from the exons ATGTTATCGAAAA agACATTACAAAGTGttgattatattgataaaagcGATGCTACTGTAGTATTCCGCACTTGCTCACGTGAAAAGCCATATGTTGTTCTACAAATTGGAACTAGTGATCCTGAACGAGCAGCTAAAGCTGCACAAGTAGT AGAACAAGATGTAGCAGGAATTGACATAAACATGGGTTGCCCGAAAGACTTCTCACTCAAAGGAGGAATGGGAGCTGCTCTTTTATTTAATCCTAATAAGGCTTGTGCAATTCTTTCTGCAGTGGTTTCAGCTGTTAAAATACCAGTGACATGCAAGATTCGCgtgttacaaaatattgatgataCAGTAGCGTTGTGTAAGAAATTAGCTGCTACTGGAATCGCTGCAATTGGTATACACGGTCGTACCATTAAAGAGAGGCCAATGCATCCAAATAGAGACCAtttcattaaaactatatCTGAAGCATTAAATATCCCAGTTATTGCTAa tggTGGATCAAaagaaattaaagtatttgaggatattataaaattcaaaaacataactGGTTGTTCAAGTGTTATGATAGCACGTACagctgaaaaaaattgttctatatttaaaagagATGGGAAATTAGAATTATGTACTGTAATAAGAGATTACCTACGTCATGCTGTTGATTATGATAATGTTGCTcctaatacaaaatactgtattcaaaatatgctacaaaatattcaagaaACAGAGCAAGGAAGACATTTTTTGGAGTCTACATCCTTACAACAAATTTG TGACCTTTGGGAATTAGGTGATTACTGTCGtcaaaaacaaaagaaaatgaACTATCTTCGTTTTGAAGAAAGAGATGTAGCGTGTAATGACCAAAAACGAATCAAACCGAATTCTGTTGACGAAgaagaaacaaaaaatgatgttaatagtttaaagtgtatgtatatacgatCATTATACCCTAGACCTGAAGACTTGCCAAAAACCAAACTTTTAAATTGGGCAAAATTACACAATAAACCATTACCAAAATATCATACAgaacaatttgaaaaacttttcAAGAGTACAGTAACATttgataatcaaaaatattcatcatctttttg ggaaaaaaataaaagatgggCAGAGCAGGGTTCTGCAATTGTCTGTTTACattacttaaaagtttatgATATTAACTACATGAAAATTAATGGAATTCTTggttaa
- the LOC113560757 gene encoding beta-galactosidase-like: MSWIIVCFICSLINPVFLETLEPTFTIDYENNEFLKDGKVFRYVSGSLHYFRIPQVYWEDRIKKMKAAGLNTITTYVEWSLHEPFPGVYDFEGIADLEYFIKLIKNENMYLILRPGPYICAERDFGGFPYWLLNVTPKKSLRTNNSSYKKYVSKWFDVLMPIIKPYLYGNGGNIILVQVENEYGSYYACDSEYKLWIRDLFRSYVENKAVLFTIDGCGQSYFDCGVIPEVYATVDFGVSANASQCFDFMRKVQKGGPLVNSEFYPGWLTHWQESESTVKSIDVVKQMKVMLAMNASFSFYMFHGGTNFGFTSGANTNDTKESIGYLPQLTSYDYNAPLDEAGDPTEKYFQIKQTLEEAKYAVTNEISPNPAPKGAYGKFYLKPLVSIFEKVAQRIKPVISNVPLPFEDLDISTGFVMYETTLTDDQKNVYNPVNLTVNIVRDRAIIYLDKVQVGTMNRLKGNTTLSLNIDRSIQNLSILIENQGRINYGDFIEDRKGIFDRVFLGNKTLSPWKMTAYPLNETSWISSIKTVNNAISIQLPAFYKTQFTLPKNYTKCLDTYLDTSGWTKGVAFLNNVNLGRYWPLGGPQVTLYVPAPFLKPSPYVNTLVMLELEGAPQDLSIKFIDKPILDGPIMT, encoded by the exons ATGAGCTGGATAATTGTGTGTTTTATTTGCTCATTAATCAACCCTGTTTTTTTGGAAACTTTAGAACCA acttTTACTATTGACTATGAGAATAATGAATTTCTCAAAGATGGCAAAGTATTCCGATATGTTTCTGGTTCGTTGCACTATTTCCGAATTCCTCAAGTTTATTGGGAagatagaattaaaaaaatgaaggcTGCCGGATTGAATACTATAACAAC ttatgtaGAATGGAGTTTACATGAACCATTTCCCGGGGTATATGATTTTGAAGGGATCGCTGATTtggagtattttattaaattaatcaaaaatgaaaacatgtatttaattttgagaccAGGACCATATATTTGTGCTGAACGAGAtttt ggtGGATTTCCCTATTGGTTATTGAACGTGACacctaaaaaaagtttaagaacTAACAATTCAA gttataaaaaatatgtttcaaaatGGTTTGATGTGCTTATGCCAATAATTAAACCTTATTTGTATGGAAATGgaggaaatataattttggtcCAG GTAGAAAACGAGTATGGAAGTTATTATGCCTGCGATTCTGAGTATAAACTATGGATACGAGATTTATTTAGAAGTTATGTGGAAAACAAAGCTGTTCTTTTTACAATTGATGGATGTGGTCAATCATACTTTGACTGTGGTGTTATTCCAGAAGTATACGCAACTGTAGATTTTGGAGTTTCAGCAAATG CTTCTCAATGTTTCGACTTCATGAGAAAGGTTCAAAAAGGAGGTCCACTAGTAAACTCAGAGTTCTATCCTGGTTGGTTAACTCATTGGCAAGAATCAGAATCTACAGTAAAATCTATTGACGTTGTAAAACAAATGAAAGTAATGTTGGCAATGAATGCATCATTCAGTTTCTATATGTTTCACGGAGGTACAAATTTCGGATTTACATCTGGAGCAAATACAAATGACACTAAAGAAAGTATTGGATACTTGCCGCAGTTAACTTCATATGACTATAATGCTCCATTGGATGAAGCTGGAGATCCTACCGAAAAGTATTTCCAAATTAAACAAACACTTGAAGAAGCC aaatatgctGTCACAAATGAGATATCACCAAATCCTGCACCTAAAGGTGCCTATGgtaaattctatttaaaacCTTTGGTTAGCATATTTGAAAAGGTTGCTCAACGTATTAAACCGGTGATTAGTAATGTTCCATTACCATTTGAGGACTTAGATATTAGTACAGGttttgtaatgtatgaaacaaCATTAACAGATGATcagaaaaatgtctataatccAGTAAACTTAACTGTGAACATCGTTAGAGATCGCGCAATTATTTACCTGGATAAA gtaCAGGTGGGCACTATGAATCGGTTAAAAGGTAATACTACACTAAGTTTGAATATTGACCGTTCTATTCAGAACTTAagcattttaattgaaaaccaAGGAAGGATCAATTATGGTGACTTTATTGAAGACAGaaag GGTATTTTTGACCGAGTGTTTCTCGGAAACAAAACATTGAGCCCGTGGAAAATGACTGCATATCCTTTGAACGAAACATCATGGATTTCTTCAATTAAAACAGTTAACAATGCCATTAGTATTCAATTGCCAGCATTTTATAAAACGCAGTTTACATTACcaaaaaactatacaaaatgtttagatACTTATTTGGATACTTCAGGCTGGACTAAG ggtgtagcatttttaaataatgtaaacctTGGTCGATATTGGCCACTCGGCGGACCTCAAGTTACACTTTATGTACCAGCTCCTTTTCTAAAACCATCACCCTATGTCAATACCCTTGTGATGTTAGAACTTGAAGGTGCACCTCAAGATTTatccataaaatttattgacaAACCTATTCTTGATGGTCCTATaatgacataa
- the LOC113549474 gene encoding serum response factor-binding protein 1-like: MEPLSKISLNNQIVSMRHIVRKSKVHTIHKLTREAKKLKEKKGSEEQIAKNKKKAERFINELMVIKKLNDDDVTKYALQNEVPSATILNNIDITLETRALARLAGHKFIIDKIQDFRNKYPDWKLCITDLLNELGAKYKAKNKPNKKKTVQLNNVKTEIKTKILDKKNKIIKNIENLEYTQSEPEDAASVLEDTQSESEGAQSESENDVSVLKDTQSESEDSQSESENATESKNSLVQKILPDENNTNIVEDKKNMSIGSKVLISKNKKTIRDTEECLRISDKNVHHSQVKINVLNTQLPKKNLHLSTNETLDNTDVNIDKNLSKRKAENNLSSKTNFKKQRNTINEIKPVCETVDSFFMTADNKDYMSVYKPPPLTKKNDEECTKVEYQKPIKEIFSKGKRVVIGKQNNMGNRRERRQQQVEESIDTALHPSWEAKRKQKSLAKFEGKKITFDDED; this comes from the exons atggaGCCTTTATCGAAAATTTCTCTTAATAATCAG attgttTCCATGCGTCATATTGTGCGTAAATCAAAAGTGCATACAATCCACAAATTAACACGGGaagcaaaaaaattaaaagaaaaaaaaggaaGTGAAGAacaaattgcaaaaaataaaaaaaaagctgaACGTTTTATCAATGAATTGATGGTGATAAAG AAATTAAATGATGACGATGTTACAAAATATGCCTTACAAAATGAAGTACCTTCtgctacaatattaaataatatagacataaCATTGGAAACCAGGGCATTAGCGAGGTTAGCTggacataaatttataattgataaaattcaagattttagaaataaatatccaGATTGGAAATTGTGTATAACAGATTTATTAAATGAGTTAGGTGCTAAATATAAAGCAAAAAACAAACccaataaaaagaaaacagttcaacttaataatgttaaaacagagataaaaactaaaattcttgataaaaaaaataaaataattaaaaacatagaaaATCTTGAATACACTCAGTCTGAGCCTGAAGATGCTGCATCAGTGTTAGAAGATACTCAGTCCGAATCAGAAGGTGCTCAGTCTGAGTCTGAAAATGATGTGTCAGTGTTAAAAGATACTCAATCTGAATCGGAAGATTCTCAGTCTGAGTCTGAAAATGCTACAGAAAGTAAAAATTCACTAGTGCAAAAAATTTTGcctgatgaaaataatacaaatattgttgaagataaaaaaaatatgtctataGGTTCAAAGGTTTTAATctctaagaataaaaaaactatcagAGATACAGAAGAATGCTTAAGAATATCAGACAAAAATGTACATCATTCACaagtcaaaataaatgtattaaacactCAATTACCAAAGAAAAACTTACATTTGTCTACTAACGAAACTCTTGATAACACTGatgtaaatattgataaaaatttatcaaaaagaaAAGCTGAAAACAATCTTTCAAGTAAAACTAACTTTAAAAAGCAAAGAAAcacaataaatgaaattaaaccAGTTTGTGAAACTgttgattcattttttatgactGCTGACAATAAAGATTACATGTCTGTTTACAAACCACCACctctaactaaaaaaaatgacgAAGAATGTACAAAAGTAGAATATCAAAAACCaattaaagaaatttttaGTAAAGGTAAAAGGGTGGTCATTGGCAAACAAAACAACATGGGCAATCGAAGGGAAAGAAGGCAGCAACAAGTTGAGGAATCTATTGATACAGCATTACATCCATCATGGGAAGCAAAACgtaaacaaaaatcattagCCAAATTTGAAGGAAAGAAAATAACATTTGATGATGAAGActaa
- the LOC113561359 gene encoding tRNA-dihydrouridine(20) synthase [NAD(P)+]-like isoform X1 — translation MVCMENIKQLCYENKIILAPMVRINTLPMRLLALDYGADIVYTEELIDHRLIRCYRKVNETLQSVDYIDKSDATVVFRTCSREKPYVVLQIGTSDPERAAKAAQVVEQDVAGIDINMGCPKDFSLKGGMGAALLFNPNKACAILSAVVSAVKIPVTCKIRVLQNIDDTVALCKKLAATGIAAIGIHGRTIKERPMHPNRDHFIKTISEALNIPVIANGGSKEIKVFEDIIKFKNITGCSSVMIARTAEKNCSIFKRDGKLELCTVIRDYLRHAVDYDNVAPNTKYCIQNMLQNIQETEQGRHFLESTSLQQICDLWELGDYCRQKQKKMNYLRFEERDVACNDQKRIKPNSVDEEETKNDVNSLKCMYIRSLYPRPEDLPKTKLLNWAKLHNKPLPKYHTEQFEKLFKSTVTFDNQKYSSSFWEKNKRWAEQGSAIVCLHYLKVYDINYMKINGILG, via the exons ATGGTCTGTAtggaaaacattaaacaactATGTtacgaaaacaaaattatactggCACCCATGGTCAGGATAAATACTCTACCAATGCGTTTATTAGCATTGGATTATGGAGCGGATATAGTATACACCGAAGAATTGATTGATCATAGGCTGATTAGATGTTATCGAAAAGTAAAtg agACATTACAAAGTGttgattatattgataaaagcGATGCTACTGTAGTATTCCGCACTTGCTCACGTGAAAAGCCATATGTTGTTCTACAAATTGGAACTAGTGATCCTGAACGAGCAGCTAAAGCTGCACAAGTAGT AGAACAAGATGTAGCAGGAATTGACATAAACATGGGTTGCCCGAAAGACTTCTCACTCAAAGGAGGAATGGGAGCTGCTCTTTTATTTAATCCTAATAAGGCTTGTGCAATTCTTTCTGCAGTGGTTTCAGCTGTTAAAATACCAGTGACATGCAAGATTCGCgtgttacaaaatattgatgataCAGTAGCGTTGTGTAAGAAATTAGCTGCTACTGGAATCGCTGCAATTGGTATACACGGTCGTACCATTAAAGAGAGGCCAATGCATCCAAATAGAGACCAtttcattaaaactatatCTGAAGCATTAAATATCCCAGTTATTGCTAa tggTGGATCAAaagaaattaaagtatttgaggatattataaaattcaaaaacataactGGTTGTTCAAGTGTTATGATAGCACGTACagctgaaaaaaattgttctatatttaaaagagATGGGAAATTAGAATTATGTACTGTAATAAGAGATTACCTACGTCATGCTGTTGATTATGATAATGTTGCTcctaatacaaaatactgtattcaaaatatgctacaaaatattcaagaaACAGAGCAAGGAAGACATTTTTTGGAGTCTACATCCTTACAACAAATTTG TGACCTTTGGGAATTAGGTGATTACTGTCGtcaaaaacaaaagaaaatgaACTATCTTCGTTTTGAAGAAAGAGATGTAGCGTGTAATGACCAAAAACGAATCAAACCGAATTCTGTTGACGAAgaagaaacaaaaaatgatgttaatagtttaaagtgtatgtatatacgatCATTATACCCTAGACCTGAAGACTTGCCAAAAACCAAACTTTTAAATTGGGCAAAATTACACAATAAACCATTACCAAAATATCATACAgaacaatttgaaaaacttttcAAGAGTACAGTAACATttgataatcaaaaatattcatcatctttttg ggaaaaaaataaaagatgggCAGAGCAGGGTTCTGCAATTGTCTGTTTACattacttaaaagtttatgATATTAACTACATGAAAATTAATGGAATTCTTggttaa
- the LOC113549473 gene encoding LOW QUALITY PROTEIN: chromatin assembly factor 1 subunit B (The sequence of the model RefSeq protein was modified relative to this genomic sequence to represent the inferred CDS: deleted 1 base in 1 codon) produces MKLVIPEISWHNRDPVLSVHFQPVADDGFYRLATGGSDSHVFIWRIKVDGSNVTVEFAADLTKHQKAVNTVRFSPNGQWLATGDDESVIVLWKFKSENGPDQRPDLLEDDESKNLEKWACHSVLRGHLEDVYDLSWSPDSKRLISGGVDNKAIIWDVDNGRYKAILDDHKGFVQGVAWDPLNEYAATLSSDRTLRVFNTKNCKLFSKCDKCVPLGKKGNGEEIKTRLFHDDTLKSFFRRISFSPDGQILVTSSGIMETINEENKNKCSTNVSYVFARKSFTKPVLYVPSLDQYSVAVQFSPVLYELKEETKSVFDLPYRMIYAIATNTSILLMDTQHAAPFAYIGDIHYTRLTDLSWSPDGQLLMVSSSDGFCSIISFTKEELGVIYKDNTYIEPMEIVESVIQEDTEVKELPSIIIPLQIEQKEEKQITDRSEVPTKKRVQLVTLSSPKNNKYINK; encoded by the exons ATGAAATTGGTGATCCCAGAGATTTCTTGGCACAATCGTGACCCGGTGCTTAGCGTTCATTTTCAACCCGTTGCCGATGATGGATTCTATCGACTGGCTACTGGTGGATCGGATTCtcatgttttt atATGGAGAATCAAAGTAGATGGTTCTAATGTGACTGTTGAATTCGCTGCTGATCTGACAAAGCATCAAAAAGCTGTAAATACTGTACGTTTTTCACCCAATGGACAATGGTTAGCTACTGGTGATGATG AATCTGTTATTGTCTTATGGAAATTCAAATCAGAAAATGGTCCTGATCAGAGACCTGATTTGTTGGAAGACGATGAATCCAAAAATCTTGAAAAATGGGCTTGTCATAGCGTATTAAGAGGCCATCTAGAAGACGTTTATGATTTATCTTGGTCTCCAGATTCTAAACGACTTATATCTGGTGGTGTTGATAATAAAGCAATTATTTGGGATGTTGACAAtg GACGCTATAAAGCAATACTTGATGATCATAAAGGTTTTGTACAAGGAGTGGCTTGGGATCCTTTGAATGAGTATGCGGCTACACTTAGTAGTGacag gactCTAAgagtatttaatacaaaaaattgtaaattattcagtAAATGTGATAAGTGTGTTCCTTTGGGGAAAAAAGGAAATGGcgaagaaataaaaactagaCTTTTCCAC GATGATACACTAAAGTCTTTTTTTCGACGTATTTCATTTTCCCCTGATGGTCAAATTTTAGTTACCTCATCCGGTATCATGGAGACAATTAAtgaagaaaacaaaaataaatgttccaCTAATGTCAGCTATGTATTTGCCAGAAAATCATTTACTAAGCCTGTGCTATATGTACCATCTCTTGACCAATATTCAGTTGCTGTCCAGTTTTCACCAGTTTTGTATGAACTTAAAGAAGAAACAAAATCAGTGTTTGATTTACCATACCGTATGATATATGCCATAGCAACaaatacaagtattttattgatgGATACCCAACATGCCGCTCCATTTGCTTATATTGgcgatatacattatactcgtTTGACAGACCTATCATG GTCTCCTGATGGACAGTTACTTATGGTGTCTTCATCAGATGGATTTTGTTCAATTATAAGCTTTACAAAAGAAGAATTAGGAGTAATATACAaggataatacatatatagagCCAATGGAAATAGTTGAATCAGTCATTCAAGAAGATACTGAAGTTAAAGAACTTCCAAGTATAATCATTCCATTACAAATAGaacaaaaagaagaaaaacaaataactgatCGTTCTGAAGTGCCTACAAAGAAAAGAGTGCAATTGGTCACACTTTCTAGtcctaaaaacaataaatatataaacaagtaA